From the genome of uncultured Methanobacterium sp.:
ATATAAATGAAGATATAAAAATTAGCAAACCTGAATCTGTCAAACCCAAAAAAAAGAGAAATATTAATAAATGGGGCATCTATATTAGCCTGTGTTTTATCCTAATCGGTTTGGTATGGTACGGTGTGAATTTAGGAATTATACCACTTACCTTCCTTCAGGAACAGGCAGGACCAATCGTTCTGGTCCTGATAGGAATTTTAATTCTGGTTAAATCATTTTAACCATATTAAACATATTTTTTAACAAATATAATTGAGATGATTATATTTCCAGACTAATTATTTCTTGTTCACATTTTATTTTAAAATTGAGAGGTTAATACCATGAAACAATTACTTGAAAAACTATCTAATGCATCTGGTGTATCTGGATTTGAAGATGAAGTTCGCAACCTCATGCTGGAAGAATTAAAAGGACATGTGGATGACTTAGACGTGGATAATATGGGTAACCTTATCGCAACTAAGAATGGGAAGCCCGATGGAAAGAAGGTCATGTTAGCAGCCCACATGGACGAAATAGGCCTTATGGTACGGTACATTGATAAAGAAGGATTTATCAAGTTCTCCAAACTGGGAGGAATTAACGACCAGATGCTCCTTAACCAGGAAGTGTACATTCACAGTAATGGTGAGCAAATACTGGGTGTAGTGGGAAGTAAACCTCCTCACCGGATGAAGGCAGCTGAGAAGAAGAAGCCAGTGCAATATGAGAACATGTTCATTGATATCGGTGCTTCAGATAAAGAAGATGCTGAAGAAATGGTGAATATAGGAGACCCAATCACCATTAAACAGAAATTTGCAGAACTTAAAAATGATCTGGTAATGGGAAATGCCATGGATAACCGGGTGGGCTGTGCCATCATGGTGGAAGTCATGAAACGAGCCCGCAGCGATGCTACCATCTATGGAGTGGGAACTGTTCAGGAAGAAGTGGGTCTTAAAGGTGCCAGAACCGCAGCATATCGGATAAACCCGGACATGGCCCTGGCCCTTGATGTAACCATATCCGGTGACCACCCTGGCATGAAAGAGGAAGATGCCCCAGCTAAAGCTGGTAAAGGACCATGCATCATACTCACCGATGCCAGTGGAAGGGGAATCATCACCCATCCACAGGTTAAAGAGTTATTGATCCAGGTAGCAGAGGAAGAAGAAATACCATACCAGTTAGAAGTTAGTGAAGGCGGAACCACAGACGCCACTGCCATCCACCTCACCAGAGAAGGTATTCCAACTGGAGTAATATCCCCACCATCCCGATACATCCACACCCCAGTTAGTGTGGTAAATATTAATGATGTGGAAAATGCAGTTAAACTGATATTAGCCGTGCTTAATAGACTTTAAGCACTAATTAATCTTTTTTTTATTTTTAAAAAATCAGTTACAAATCTGATTACTTGAGTTTCAGAACATTACGTCCTTTTGCTGAAATTCTACTTGTATAAAATATTCTTTTATTTGAGATCATCTTTTTATTGTAAATCTTCAACAGAAAAAACAGAAGATAATTTCTTTTAAATTAATAATTAAAAGATTAAAGAACAATTAATATAATAAAATGAAATATTGAAAAATAAAAAAAATGAATATTAAAAATGAAATTATATCAACGGGTATTAAACATTAAAAATGAGATTATGTCAACGAGTATTATATTTCAAGGGGCATTAATATGAACAAAGTAATAGTGTTGATGATTGTTATTCTATTAATAATTGGAGCAGTGGCTTTGAACAAAATAATAAACTCACAGGGAACAGATAATACACCAACAAACCCCGAAAACACACAAGTAGTCAACAATCAAGTTCAAGACAACTCAAATAACACCACTTCCACCAGCAAGCCAAACATACCAACAACTTACGTTCCACAAAAGTAGTATAATGGACTTACAGTTGGAATAACAGATGAATATGAAGAGTTGCTTGCGATATGAAAGATTACACGATATAATGGAATTATGAGAATATAATGGAATTACAGAGGAATATTCGTAGAGTTACGGACTGTACATGTAACTCTGTTTCCTATTTCTATTTTTAACTCATTCCTACTAAAATTAACTCATTCTTACAAAAACCTATTTTATTCTTTACTTTCCACTCCCGAAATAATATCAATACCATTTGCATTGATCTCATAAGTCATGAACTGAGTGGGTGTTTTGGTGCTCCTCATTTTAACCACATCCATCACTCGCTCTCGGCGGCCAGTGTATGGATTTTCACGTTTCATGAGTTTTATGGCCCCATAAACAGAGAATAGGGCAATTTCATTGAATTCTCTTGAGGTTGCACTATCCAGGATGATAAGTGCAGTTATGTTACGCTCTTTCAATTCGTATACTAAAAGGTCGAAACGATCACGGAATTCATAGGGGGTGAGCTTAGCTGTATAACTACCAATATTATCAATTATCACTGTTTGGGTGTCTTCAGGGAGGTCTTTCAAGAATTTAGAGAAATTACCCTTCATGGCTCCAACATCAATACTGATCTCAGCCTCGGTCACCCTGGCACGGACACCCGCTAGTTCAATAAAACGTAACAGCCCACTATTAGTGGCGGATTGAATATCCCATCCAAAAGTTTCCCCCTGAGTGAAAAGATCCTTCGAATCTTCTTCTGTGGTGATGTAAACAGTTTTATTGTTCTGCTGGCAACTGGTAAGGGCGAATTGTAAACCAAATATGGTTTTACCTGAACCCGCATCTCCAGTGATAAGTATTGTTTTCCCTCGAGGAAGTCCACCTGTAAACTGATCTATTCCATTTATTCCTGTTTTGATTCGTTCCAAAGATAAAACCCCCAATTAATATAAATTGATTTGATATGTTAATTGATTTGATTTGATAAAATTATTCATTATCATTCCATGAAATTATAAATTCAAAGGAGCATTTATGGTCACCATCAAGCAGGCACTGGCTCTGCTCTACATGACCATGGAGCGCAGTCCAGGTGAAGCTACGTATGACAATGGCCCGGCAAATTAAACAGAAAATAGGACTGACACTTTCTTCATTGGTCCAGGGACAGTTGGCGAAGTTCAGATAACTTTTTCTTTTCTCAATATCAGTACTGGTGATGATACCCAGATTGGACATGAATTCACTGATCCAGGAAAGGTAACACTGGAACAATACCTTCTGATTAGTTAAAGTATCATCGCCCTTGTTAATCTGACATTTTTCCATTTCCTCCATGAAAAGAGGCTTCATGTTTTTCTCAAACCGATCAGCAAAACTACGGGCAATGTTATCCCTGATCTGGGGTGGAATGTTAGATGCGAATACTGGCAGGGCACTGACCATGAAACTGGAAAGTTCTCCCCTGGCTTTGTCCTTCAGTAGTTCTTCTCTTTCCTTAGCTTCCCTTCGACGCTGGGTTACATCACGGAATACCAGGGCCACACCGATTATGCCACCATTTTCATCTTTAATAGGGGCACTGCTATCATCAATAGGCACTGACTCACCATTTTTGTTAATCAAAAGTACCTGGGATGGCAGATCAATTATAGCATCATTTTCAACCACTTTCACCACAGGATCATCAACTGGTGCACCAGTTTCCTCATGAATGATCTTAAAGATCTCATCTAGTGGTTTGCCAATGGCTTCATCATGACCCCAACCAGTTAACTGGCTGGCTACCGGGTTCATGAATTTAAGTTTACCATTTTTATCGGTAGCTATAACTGCATCTCCAATGCTTTCCAGGGTAGTGGATAACCATTTTTCACTCTCTTTAAGTTTACTCTCCATTTGGTGTTTGTAAAGGGCTACCTCCACTGCACTGTGAAGTTCCCGGTCTTCAAAAGGTTTTATTATGTAACCAAATGGTTCTGTGATTTTGGCTCTTTTCAGGGTCCTTTCATCAGAATAAGCTGTTAGATAAACTACTGGGATATCATAGGCATCCCTTATCTTTTGTGCTGCCTCAATACCATCCATTTCACCCTTGAGGACAATATCCATTAACACCAGATCCGGCCGGTTACCAGCCACATGCTCCAGAGCTTCCTCTCCAGAGGGTGTTATGGCAGTGACTTCATAACCCAGACCTTCAGCCCGGTGTTTAATATCCATTGCCACTATGCTTTCATCTTCCACAATCAGGATTTTCACTTCAGACATGCCATTCCCCATTCACAAATAAATATAGTGATATCGTTATCTACCATTATCTTTCAATTTGAACCTTATAAGATTTATTATGATTATACTCCCGAATCATTATGGTCAAACTGCCCGAATCACAATAATAAATGCACTGTTCAATCACAGGCTGGGTGGAGATGTGCATGTATTTCACGGGCTAAATTTCTATTTATGCCTTTAACTTCTGTTATTTCATCAATGCTAGCATTTTTTAACGATTCAAGGTCATTAAAATGTCTTAAAAGATTCATTTTACGTTTGGGTCCAATACCTGGAATTTTATCCAGAGGGGAACTCTTAAGATTCTTGTCTCTGAGGTTTTTATGATATTTTACTGCGAAACGATGCGCCTCATCACGAACCCGCTGCAAGACGTGCAATGCAGGGGAGTTAGGAGGTAATATGAGTGGAATAGCAACTTCAGGTATGAAAACCTGTTCAAATTCTTTGGCCAAACCTATGACTCCTGTTTTTACACCCAATGAATCTAAAACATCAATGGCAACATTTAATTGACCCCGGCCTCCATCAACCACCACCAGATCAGGTGGTGTTTCTCCTTTACTCATGAGTTTCTCATATCGCCTCATAAGCACTTCCCGCATCATACCATAATCATCTGGACCTGGTGTTTCCAGTTTATATTTTCGGTAATGGTTTTTTGATGGTTTACCATCTTCAAAAACAACCATGGAAGCTACAGCCATTTGCCCTGATAAATTTGATATATCAAATGATTCTATGCGCCGTGGAATCTTTGGTATTTTAAGATATGTTTTCAGGTCAAGCAAAGCACCTCGAGCTTGTTTATGATGGTTTAATATTATATTAGCGTTTTTAATAACCATCTGAACCAAACGATTCTCTAATCCCTCATCAGGTACTCTTAAAGACACTGCAAAATCATTATCGGCCCTTATTGGAATATTAGTGTTTATTATCGAACCAGTAGTGTCCATTTCATCCCTATCTCCCACAGTATCAACATTTAAAACATTAATTTCCCTATTAGGACTATCAGAATTATCCAGACCGCCCATATCCTCCGCATGCATTTTATCAGACAGCCATTTCTCAATAAGTTCCTTATCCTCAATCATAACTGGTAGGAGAATTTCTGAAGGTACCTGGCGGGGACCAGAATAGTACTGTTTAATGAATGCTGCTAAAATTTCAGGAGGTGAGTTTTCCTGGGCTCCTTCCATTAGGAAGTCCTCTTTTCCCATGATTTTACCATTCATCACCCTGAAAACAACCACTACTACGACTTCTCCATCATTGGAGGATGCTATAACATCCTGGTCAAGGCTACGGTTAAATTCCATCTTCTGTTTCTCCATAACCTCGCCCAGAGAGAATAGCTGATCCCTTATAACCCCTGCCTTTTCATAGTCATAACTACCGGCTGCCTGTTCCATTTCATTCTGGAGTAGGTCCATAACCTCTTTTTGCCGGCCTTCCAGGAACAGTTTGACCTTTTCCACATTTTCATTGTAGTCATCCCTGGTGACCTTCCCACTGCAAGGAGCAGGGCAAAGATCAATCTGATAGTTCAGGCAGGGACCATCCATACGTTTACAATCTCTGAGCTGGAATACTGGTTTTAGAAGTTTTAAAAGACTCCGGACTGATGTGACATCAGTAAATGGCCCGTAATAATGAGAACCATCCTCCCGAATATTACGGGTAATTAACAAGCGAGGATAATCCTCGGAGGTTATCTGCAGATATGGAAAGCGTTTATCATCCTTGAGGCGAATGTTGTAACGGGGTAAATGTTTCTTTATAAGGTTAGATTCTAAAATAAGAGCTTCTTTCTCGGTATCTGTCACCATATAATCCATATGATGGAAGTGACGCATCAAAACCCTGGTTTTGGGATCTTCCAGTTCTTCTTTGAAGTAACTTTTAACCCTCTTTTTAAGAGACTTTGCCTTTCCCACGTATAAAATTTCATCCTTAACATCCTTCAGGAGATAAACGCCTGGTTTTTCAGGTAAATCATTGGGGTTGCTAATTGTAGCTGACAAAACTAATCCTCTCTAATAATCCTTTAAATCCTTCTTAATAACCCTTTAAATCCATTATAATATCCTAAATTCTCTTATAATAATCCTTAATTTTAAAAAAATGATTATTAAAATGTGAATGAAATGATCTAAAAGGTTCCATTGCATATAAGTTTTCATTATGAATAATTCAATATCTAAAATTCATTGAACTAATTCCTCATGTCCTTGATTAACTTAAGATCAGATCATAGATTAACGTACTATATGACTTGACTGAACTCTTAAGGAATCCTGAAATTAATGAAGGTGAATTTCATAGCCCATAGGGCCTTATATCATTTCTTTTCTGAGGATATGCAACTTCAGGCCGTTTGAATGCAAATGATTCTTCCAAATCATGACACATATCCTGAGCCATGTTCATGGGGATTCCTAAAGCCATATAATCCATTGGAAACCAGGAATTTCCAGTAGGATCAACCGGACCGATGAATGCAGTATTTTTGGGAGTTTTCTGAGCCATGTGCGCAGGATATGTTAACATCGTTGAACAAGCTGGACCAAATGGAGCAATTATAGATTCAAATGGGTTTTCTGTTCTGAAATGAATTAAACTACAAAGATTACGTATTTGCTGACCATTTCCGAAGCATAAAAATGATTTTACAACATCTTCATCAGGATTATCTCCATTTTTATCCTTTTCTGCAAAATCATCACAGGTACTTACCACCAGATACTTCCCGGGTGGAGTAATGTCACCTATTGATTCTCTAAATTTGTCAAATAACTCAGGACTGGCCTTTAAATACTCGGCAGTTCCTTCTCTGAAATTTTCATGCCCGGTGGATACAAAATATTTGATGTAGGGTGAAATTTTTTTAGCATACCCCAGCCAGGTGATTCCACCCATACAAACACCTTTAAGACAATCAGGACCCATGTAAACAGCATGAGCAGTTTTACCAGTAGCAACAGTTAATACTGCTTTAGCAGAACAGGTATCAACATCAACCATTGGCACAGCACCTACGGGAATATTATTCGATCCATAAACACATAATGGTGCAATTTCAAGCATTCCCGCCGTTTTTAAAGATTCTCCAATTTCTTTTATGGTTTTTGACATGTTCAACTCCCCCAAAACTCTATTAGAATATTTTAATAAGAAATTCACAACTGATCGTTTACATTAAACTTATAATATTAGAATCCATCCAGTTATAGGAGAATCCATCCCATTTATGAGGTGAAATTTCAATTAGGAATGTTTTAACTAATTTGCCTATTTTAGAAATTTAACATAACAATTAATTGGATCTTACGAACTGTTCGTAGATCAGTGACTTATATATAACATGCTGGGAAAGGATAGTATAATAAAGGATGCTAAATAATATAATCTGTTTTTAGATTTGACAATGACATTAATTAATATTTTGTTTTTGTATGAGAGGATTGATAAATGAGAAAATTTGAACTTATATCAAATTATAAGGCATTAGGCGATCAGCCAAAAGCTATCAAATCTTTATCTGATGGAATAAATAGGGGAATGAATCATCAGACCCTTCTAGGAGTTACTGGTTCTGGAAAGACTTTCACCATGGCCAATGTAATCAAAGAAGTCCAAAAACCTACCCTAGTAATATCTCACAATAAAACACTAGCTGCGCAGCTCTACGAAGAATTCAAAGAACTATTTCCCAACAACGCCGTAGAATACTTCGTCAGTTATTATGATTACTACCAGCCAGAGGCCTACGTGCCTCAAAGCGATACTTACATCGATAAAGAGTCATCTATCAATGAAGAAATTGATATGATGCGGCACAGTACCACCCAATCTCTTTTAAGCAGAGATGATGTAATCGTAGTATCCAGTGTGTCTTGTATTTACGGTATTGGTGCACCAGAAGACTATGGAAATCTGGTACTCCAACTGGAGATGGGACAGCAAGTAGAGCGGGAAGAAATAATCTCCAAACTAGTTGAAATGCAGTATGAAAGGAATGATATTGATTTCAGCCGTGGAAAGTTCAGAGTCAGAGGAGATGTAGTGGAAATCTTCCCGGCCCAGGGAAAAACAGCAATTAGGATAGAACTTTTCGGTGAGGAAGTGGATGGGCTATCATTCATTGACCATGTAAGTGGTCAAGTAAATCGGCAAATGGACAAAATAGTAGTTTTTCCAGCTAAACACTTTGTAACATCACCTGAAAAAATGAATAAAGCTCTTAAAGGGATTAAAGAGGAATTAGAAGATAGACTTCGCGTGTTGGAGGCTGAAAATAAACTGGTGGAAGCTCAACGCTTAGAACAGCGCACCAGATTTGATCTGGAAATGTTAAAAGAAATGGGGTACTGTCAGGGAATTGAAAACTACAGTATGCATATTTCCGGAAGAAAATGGGGAGAAACTCCCTACAGTTTACTGCGTTACTTCCCAGATGACTATTTAACCATTATAGATGAATCACACGTGACTGTGCCCCAGATCAGAGGAATGTATGCAGGTGATAGGGCACGTAAGGATGTTCTGGTTGATTATGGGTTCCGTTTACCTTCTGCCCGTGAAAACAGACCCCTGAACTTCGAAGAGTTCCATAACCTCCAGAACCAGGTAATCTACGTCTCAGCCACTCCGGCTCAGTACGAGTTAAACCTTTCAGAGCAAGTGGTGGAGCAGATTATCAGACCAACGGGCCTAGTGGACCCTGAAGTAATGTTATACCCCGTACAGGGCCAGGTTGACCATTTAATGGGTCAGATCCGGGAAAAAATTCAAAAAAATCAGAGGGTTCTGGTGACTACTCTAACTAAACGCATGGCTGAAGACCTCACTGATTACTATGCAAGGACGGGTATCAAGGTGCGTTACTTGCACTCAGAGATCAGCACCCTGGAAAGGATAGACATTATCGATGACCTGCGCAGAGGAGAATTTGACTGCCTGGTGGGAGTGAACCTCCTAAGGGAAGGCTTAGACCTTCCAGAAGTGGGCCTGGTTGGTATCTTAGATGCAGATAAAGAAGGATTCCTCCGATCCCAACCGGCACTTATCCAGACTATTGGACGGGCTGCACGTAACGTGGAGGGTCAGGTGATTATTTACGCAGATAAAATAACTGACTCCATTCGAAATGCAGTCGATATCACCAATCACCGCCGAGAATTACAGTTAAAGTACAATCAAGATCACAGAATCACTCCCCGAAGTACAGAAAGGACATTAAAAGAGAAACCCCAGGAAAAAGACGTTATTATGCGTGATGATGTGGAGAAAATGCCTAAAGATGAACTGCGTCTTCTGATTAAAGACTTAAAAGAAGAAATGAAAAAAGCAGCTTCTCGCCTGGACTTTGAAGAGGCAGCCCATATCCGGGATAAAATATTGATTCTGGAAGGGGTTAAAGATTGATAAGTAAGTTTAGAATTAAATACAAACCAATTACAAGTTCAAAATGAATTTCAGACTGATTATAAGTTTAGAAGGAGTTTCAGACTGATGAATAATAAGAAAGAAATTATTTTAATTAAAGGAGCCCGGGAGCACAATCTTAAAAACGTTGACTTGGAGATCCCCAGAGACAAGTTCGTGGTAATCACCGGACTGAGTGGTTCTGGAAAGTCCTCCCTGGCATTTGACACTATCTACGCCGAAGGACAGAGACGTTACGTGGAATCCCTTTCTGCTTATGCCAGGCAGTTTTTAGGGCAGATGAAAAAACCAGAAGTGGATTACATTGAGGGATTATCCCCGGCCATATCCATTGACCAGAAAACCACTCGTATGAACCCCCGTTCCACAGTGGGAACAGTTACCGAAATATACGATTACCTGAGACTTTTATTTGCACGTATTGGGACTCCCCACT
Proteins encoded in this window:
- a CDS encoding M42 family metallopeptidase; the encoded protein is MKQLLEKLSNASGVSGFEDEVRNLMLEELKGHVDDLDVDNMGNLIATKNGKPDGKKVMLAAHMDEIGLMVRYIDKEGFIKFSKLGGINDQMLLNQEVYIHSNGEQILGVVGSKPPHRMKAAEKKKPVQYENMFIDIGASDKEDAEEMVNIGDPITIKQKFAELKNDLVMGNAMDNRVGCAIMVEVMKRARSDATIYGVGTVQEEVGLKGARTAAYRINPDMALALDVTISGDHPGMKEEDAPAKAGKGPCIILTDASGRGIITHPQVKELLIQVAEEEEIPYQLEVSEGGTTDATAIHLTREGIPTGVISPPSRYIHTPVSVVNINDVENAVKLILAVLNRL
- a CDS encoding ATPase domain-containing protein, translated to MERIKTGINGIDQFTGGLPRGKTILITGDAGSGKTIFGLQFALTSCQQNNKTVYITTEEDSKDLFTQGETFGWDIQSATNSGLLRFIELAGVRARVTEAEISIDVGAMKGNFSKFLKDLPEDTQTVIIDNIGSYTAKLTPYEFRDRFDLLVYELKERNITALIILDSATSREFNEIALFSVYGAIKLMKRENPYTGRRERVMDVVKMRSTKTPTQFMTYEINANGIDIISGVESKE
- a CDS encoding methanogen output domain 1-containing protein, giving the protein MSEVKILIVEDESIVAMDIKHRAEGLGYEVTAITPSGEEALEHVAGNRPDLVLMDIVLKGEMDGIEAAQKIRDAYDIPVVYLTAYSDERTLKRAKITEPFGYIIKPFEDRELHSAVEVALYKHQMESKLKESEKWLSTTLESIGDAVIATDKNGKLKFMNPVASQLTGWGHDEAIGKPLDEIFKIIHEETGAPVDDPVVKVVENDAIIDLPSQVLLINKNGESVPIDDSSAPIKDENGGIIGVALVFRDVTQRRREAKEREELLKDKARGELSSFMVSALPVFASNIPPQIRDNIARSFADRFEKNMKPLFMEEMEKCQINKGDDTLTNQKVLFQCYLSWISEFMSNLGIITSTDIEKRKSYLNFANCPWTNEESVSPIFCLICRAIVIRSFTWTALHGHVEQSQCLLDGDHKCSFEFIISWNDNE
- the uvrC gene encoding excinuclease ABC subunit UvrC, whose translation is MSATISNPNDLPEKPGVYLLKDVKDEILYVGKAKSLKKRVKSYFKEELEDPKTRVLMRHFHHMDYMVTDTEKEALILESNLIKKHLPRYNIRLKDDKRFPYLQITSEDYPRLLITRNIREDGSHYYGPFTDVTSVRSLLKLLKPVFQLRDCKRMDGPCLNYQIDLCPAPCSGKVTRDDYNENVEKVKLFLEGRQKEVMDLLQNEMEQAAGSYDYEKAGVIRDQLFSLGEVMEKQKMEFNRSLDQDVIASSNDGEVVVVVVFRVMNGKIMGKEDFLMEGAQENSPPEILAAFIKQYYSGPRQVPSEILLPVMIEDKELIEKWLSDKMHAEDMGGLDNSDSPNREINVLNVDTVGDRDEMDTTGSIINTNIPIRADNDFAVSLRVPDEGLENRLVQMVIKNANIILNHHKQARGALLDLKTYLKIPKIPRRIESFDISNLSGQMAVASMVVFEDGKPSKNHYRKYKLETPGPDDYGMMREVLMRRYEKLMSKGETPPDLVVVDGGRGQLNVAIDVLDSLGVKTGVIGLAKEFEQVFIPEVAIPLILPPNSPALHVLQRVRDEAHRFAVKYHKNLRDKNLKSSPLDKIPGIGPKRKMNLLRHFNDLESLKNASIDEITEVKGINRNLAREIHAHLHPACD
- a CDS encoding DUF169 domain-containing protein; the protein is MSKTIKEIGESLKTAGMLEIAPLCVYGSNNIPVGAVPMVDVDTCSAKAVLTVATGKTAHAVYMGPDCLKGVCMGGITWLGYAKKISPYIKYFVSTGHENFREGTAEYLKASPELFDKFRESIGDITPPGKYLVVSTCDDFAEKDKNGDNPDEDVVKSFLCFGNGQQIRNLCSLIHFRTENPFESIIAPFGPACSTMLTYPAHMAQKTPKNTAFIGPVDPTGNSWFPMDYMALGIPMNMAQDMCHDLEESFAFKRPEVAYPQKRNDIRPYGL
- the uvrB gene encoding excinuclease ABC subunit UvrB, with product MRKFELISNYKALGDQPKAIKSLSDGINRGMNHQTLLGVTGSGKTFTMANVIKEVQKPTLVISHNKTLAAQLYEEFKELFPNNAVEYFVSYYDYYQPEAYVPQSDTYIDKESSINEEIDMMRHSTTQSLLSRDDVIVVSSVSCIYGIGAPEDYGNLVLQLEMGQQVEREEIISKLVEMQYERNDIDFSRGKFRVRGDVVEIFPAQGKTAIRIELFGEEVDGLSFIDHVSGQVNRQMDKIVVFPAKHFVTSPEKMNKALKGIKEELEDRLRVLEAENKLVEAQRLEQRTRFDLEMLKEMGYCQGIENYSMHISGRKWGETPYSLLRYFPDDYLTIIDESHVTVPQIRGMYAGDRARKDVLVDYGFRLPSARENRPLNFEEFHNLQNQVIYVSATPAQYELNLSEQVVEQIIRPTGLVDPEVMLYPVQGQVDHLMGQIREKIQKNQRVLVTTLTKRMAEDLTDYYARTGIKVRYLHSEISTLERIDIIDDLRRGEFDCLVGVNLLREGLDLPEVGLVGILDADKEGFLRSQPALIQTIGRAARNVEGQVIIYADKITDSIRNAVDITNHRRELQLKYNQDHRITPRSTERTLKEKPQEKDVIMRDDVEKMPKDELRLLIKDLKEEMKKAASRLDFEEAAHIRDKILILEGVKD